A genome region from Gigantopelta aegis isolate Gae_Host chromosome 3, Gae_host_genome, whole genome shotgun sequence includes the following:
- the LOC121367287 gene encoding uncharacterized protein LOC121367287, whose product MACISKHIQSVLALVFVFAMNTKQIHVTTQELDSIYTIAKITEATADQKSTVEITNTTLSSRNDISVSKSMSFSSTSSNVVLPTTDGRNVNREISTTASSNSATTDDSRDITRSNATSSNSNVFTPTRNDVTTALARSSESPATPVRKNGYGFDASIIHTGQVSEDQYKSLKNITRYLMFVLPEIGVVLNSVNVVIFSSKEMKNAFSRIIVCLSAAEILSGILKTVSVIIEAAMGSDALHSKIYLNTVKYLSLYTIAVVARTTFCYILLIAAERCLAVVFPLKAKHIKLIKKPVVTCTALLIFVALYHIQMSFKFDVVSYETREHEILFKYALSSYYINYTSLYNGLLTAGDVAFVYIPLFGGLVLNIILAVALRRHRLSRRQLNSTQDTRQVSRFDTQITVTVIVSSVIFIILVLPIQVTELVQILTPNYGMYLKEHFLFLTVVEIESVFYQLAFCTNFLCYYALGANFRNIFNSKVCRCRMLWKSTHVRRGTESSQAGVFNTASPPVETHSTSVTHIAHL is encoded by the coding sequence ATGGCGTGTATAAGTAAACACATCCAATCTGTGTTGGCTTTGGTCTTTGTATTTGCCatgaacacaaaacaaatacatgttacGACACAGGAACTAGATTCGATATATACAATAGCGAAAATTACAGAGGCTACAGCAGACCAGAAATCTACGGTTGAAATAACAAACACCACCTTGTCCAGCCGAAATGACATTTCAGTCAGCAAAAGTATGTCATTTTCATCTACGAGCAGCAATGTTGTACTGCCTACCACAGATGGCAGGAATGTAAACCGGGAAATTTCTACGACTGCCTCTAGTAACAGTGCCACCACAGATGACAGCCGAGACATTACACGGAGCAATGCTACATCTAGTAATAGTAACGTCTTCACACCTACTAGAAATGACGTGACCACTGCGTTAGCTAGGTCTTCTGAATCTCCTGCGACTCCCGTGAGAAAGAACGGATATGGATTTGATGCTTCAATCATCCATACAGGACAAGTGTCCGAGGACCAATACAAAAGCTTAAAAAACATCACGAGATACCTAATGTTTGTGCTGCCAGAGATCGGAGTGGTTCTCAATTCGGTGAATGTCGTCATTTTTAGCAGTAAAGAGATGAAAAATGCATTCAGCAGAATTATCGTCTGTCTGAGCGCGGCGGAGATATTATCGGGGATATTGAAAACCGTTTCAGTCATTATCGAAGCTGCAATGGGTAGCGACGCATTGCATTCGAAGATATATCTGAACACGGTAAAATACCTTTCATTGTACACGATTGCTGTCGTTGCTAGGACCacattctgttatattttactcATTGCTGCCGAAAGATGTTTAGCCGTTGTTTTTCCGCTGAAAGCCAAGCATATCAAGCTGATCAAGAAACCAGTGGTAACGTGTACCGCGTTGCTAATCTTTGTGGCCCTCTACCACATACAGATGTCATTTAAATTTGATGTTGTGAGCTACGAAACGAGAGAACATGAGATACTTTTCAAGTACGCCTTGTCAtcttattatatcaattatacatCACTTTATAACGGACTTCTCACGGCTGGAGACGTCGCCTTTGTCTACATCCCTCTGTTCGGGGGTCTTGTTCTCAATATAATCTTGGCAGTTGCCCTGAGACGCCACCGTCTCTCCAGGAGGCAGCTGAACTCGACCCAGGATACCAGACAGGTGAGTCGCTTCGACACACAAATAACAGTGACAGTCATCGTGTCTTCTGTCATCTTTATCATCCTCGTGTTACCCATTCAGGTCACGGAACTCGTACAGATTCTCACCCCTAACTACGGAATGTACCTCAAGGAACACTTTTTGTTCCTCACAGTTGTGGAAATCGAATCGGTGTTCTACCAGTTGGCTTTTTGCACCAACTTTCTGTGCTACTACGCCCTCGGAGCAAACTTCAGGAACATCTTCAACAGTAAAGTGTGCCGGTGTCGAATGTTGTGGAAATCCACCCATGTTAGAAGAGGAACCGAATCGTCCCAAGCAGGAGTTTTCAACACAGCGTCCCCGCCAGTGGAAACACACAGCACATCTGTAACGCACATTGCTCATCTGTGA